From one Halothece sp. PCC 7418 genomic stretch:
- a CDS encoding Uma2 family endonuclease yields MTTTTLNLNPVIQLSKEQFYTLCATNPDTKLELNANGELIVMSPTGGETSAWNAELIIDLGVWNRQTGLGKTFDSSGGFALPNGAQRSPDAAWIPLEKWNALTTEEKKGFLPLCPDFIIELLSPSDSWKQGTEKMEEYMETGCCLGWLIEPRNKRVAIYRAKQAVEILEAPKFLSGEDVLKGFNLNLAKIWR; encoded by the coding sequence ATGACGACTACCACCCTCAACCTCAATCCCGTCATTCAATTAAGCAAAGAGCAATTTTATACCCTATGTGCAACCAACCCCGACACCAAGCTAGAACTCAACGCTAACGGAGAATTAATTGTTATGTCGCCCACAGGAGGAGAAACTAGCGCTTGGAATGCTGAACTCATTATTGATTTAGGTGTATGGAATCGCCAAACGGGGTTGGGAAAAACCTTTGATTCTTCTGGGGGATTTGCTTTACCCAATGGCGCACAGCGATCGCCTGATGCAGCTTGGATTCCGTTAGAAAAATGGAACGCACTAACAACAGAAGAAAAGAAGGGCTTTCTACCATTATGTCCTGATTTTATCATCGAACTGCTATCTCCCTCAGATTCTTGGAAGCAAGGAACTGAGAAAATGGAAGAATATATGGAAACTGGTTGTTGCTTAGGTTGGCTAATTGAGCCACGAAATAAGCGTGTTGCGATCTACCGCGCCAAACAAGCGGTAGAAATTTTAGAAGCTCCCAAGTTTCTTTCTGGGGAAGATGTTTTGAAGGGATTTAACTTAAATCTTGCCAAAATCTGGCGGTAA
- a CDS encoding glycosyltransferase family 9 protein, which yields MRILTLVPGGIGDQILFFPTLADLKNAYPEAQIDVLVEPRAKSAYRVCSYVHDVLVFDYKNRNSLADYLNLLGVIRDREYEVALTLGRRWTVGFLLWLNGIPVRVGYESSGSAFLSSTVPLKTEQYAAQMYHDLLKGLNINTPCPPLQVNVPKSDIQWGKQEQERLDIKDGNYIVIHGGSSQLAQEKGIDKIYPVTKWKDIIADLQAKQPNLPIVLVQGPEDEMWVEQLLQVNPHLKVTSPPDIGKLSAMIAGGSLMLCTDSAPMHLAVAVGTYTIALFGPTEPKKLLPPDNSSYVGIKSPTGAIADIEVNSVLEQIWRG from the coding sequence ATGCGTATTCTAACTCTTGTCCCTGGCGGAATTGGGGATCAAATCTTATTTTTCCCGACCCTCGCTGACTTAAAAAACGCCTATCCAGAGGCACAAATTGACGTTTTAGTCGAACCCCGTGCTAAATCAGCGTATCGGGTGTGTTCTTATGTTCATGACGTGCTGGTGTTTGATTATAAAAATCGCAATAGTTTAGCGGATTATTTGAATCTGTTGGGAGTAATACGCGATCGCGAGTATGAAGTTGCTCTCACTCTGGGTCGTCGCTGGACAGTGGGCTTTTTGCTGTGGTTAAATGGCATTCCCGTCCGTGTCGGCTATGAAAGTTCAGGATCTGCCTTTTTATCCAGTACCGTCCCTCTCAAAACCGAACAATATGCTGCTCAGATGTATCATGATTTGTTAAAGGGTTTAAATATCAACACCCCTTGTCCGCCCCTACAAGTGAATGTTCCTAAAAGCGATATCCAATGGGGAAAACAGGAACAAGAGCGTCTGGATATTAAAGATGGCAATTATATTGTGATTCATGGCGGTTCCAGTCAACTTGCCCAAGAAAAAGGCATTGATAAAATTTACCCTGTGACCAAGTGGAAAGATATTATTGCCGATCTACAAGCGAAACAGCCTAACTTACCGATTGTGCTGGTGCAGGGGCCCGAAGATGAAATGTGGGTTGAGCAACTGTTACAAGTCAATCCCCACTTAAAAGTCACCAGTCCCCCTGATATTGGTAAACTTTCGGCGATGATTGCAGGAGGCAGTTTGATGTTATGCACGGATAGTGCGCCCATGCACTTAGCGGTTGCTGTGGGAACTTATACGATCGCGCTGTTTGGCCCCACTGAACCGAAAAAATTATTACCGCCCGACAATTCGTCCTATGTTGGGATAAAATCTCCTACAGGCGCGATCGCTGATATTGAAGTTAATTCTGTCCTTGAACAAATTTGGCGTGGCTAA
- a CDS encoding HAD-IIIA family hydrolase: MAKPAIFLDRDGVLNQEAGYLHQVGDLHLIPGAAEAVRILNDHQLFCCLISNQSGPARGYYSLDHVEALHERLQQLLVAEAQARLDALYYCPYLSPCAGGINPDFTAWSTWRKPNTGMLVAAAWEHDLDLNASVVVGDKATDIDLAYNAGAKGILVQTGYGQAVTKGQYQHQTAPHYIAENLLDAVHWLLNSNRP; encoded by the coding sequence GTGGCTAAACCAGCAATTTTTCTTGACCGTGATGGAGTTTTAAACCAAGAAGCGGGCTATCTCCATCAGGTCGGAGATTTACATCTGATCCCAGGCGCAGCAGAAGCGGTGCGGATTCTTAATGATCATCAACTCTTCTGTTGTCTCATTTCCAATCAGTCTGGACCGGCTCGCGGTTACTATTCCTTAGACCATGTGGAAGCCTTACATGAACGCTTACAGCAGCTACTTGTAGCAGAAGCCCAAGCGCGGTTAGATGCTCTTTATTATTGCCCCTATTTAAGCCCTTGTGCGGGGGGAATCAATCCCGACTTCACGGCTTGGAGTACATGGCGCAAACCGAATACAGGAATGCTGGTTGCTGCTGCCTGGGAACACGATTTAGATTTAAACGCCAGTGTTGTTGTCGGCGATAAAGCGACCGATATCGACTTAGCTTATAACGCTGGTGCAAAAGGAATTTTAGTGCAAACCGGGTATGGTCAAGCGGTCACTAAAGGACAGTATCAACATCAAACAGCCCCCCACTACATCGCAGAAAACCTTTTAGATGCGGTTCATTGGTTGCTCAACAGTAACCGTCCCTGA
- a CDS encoding PadR family transcriptional regulator, with protein sequence MKFEDIYQFFDNPPPTYLNRELAVCYILDILLHKESYGTELIEQLTETYPQYRLSDTVLYSSLKFLEQSGTIKGYWRKLKGRGRPRKMYKISPDNQQQAEELAHLWRTYANHKCPQN encoded by the coding sequence ATGAAATTTGAAGACATCTATCAATTTTTCGATAATCCTCCTCCGACTTATCTCAATCGAGAACTCGCTGTTTGTTACATTCTTGATATTTTGTTACATAAAGAGTCTTATGGCACAGAGTTAATTGAACAACTGACAGAAACTTATCCCCAGTACCGATTATCCGATACGGTGCTTTACAGTTCCTTAAAATTCCTTGAGCAATCTGGAACCATCAAAGGATACTGGCGCAAGCTCAAAGGGAGGGGTCGTCCTCGCAAGATGTATAAAATATCACCCGATAATCAGCAACAAGCGGAGGAATTGGCTCACTTGTGGCGGACATACGCTAACCACAAGTGTCCTCAAAATTGA
- a CDS encoding response regulator transcription factor: MSDAEGTKLLLVDDEPSLQEAVQAYLEDEGFIVNVASNANEGWQLLEQDAPDLVITDIMMPQVDGYQFLEKLRDDPRYKGLPVIFLTAKGMTADRIKGHQAGCDAYLAKPFDPDELVAIVKNLLSRRESIGSSGDNTTDLSAIAQQIAEIKSLLGQQGNVKTTPSPIKIDLTPREQSILNLVAEGLMNKEIARRLETSVRNVEKYVSRLFSKTGTNSRTELVRFALQHGLTE; encoded by the coding sequence ATGAGTGACGCAGAAGGAACTAAATTATTATTAGTTGATGATGAACCCAGCTTACAAGAAGCAGTGCAAGCCTATTTAGAGGATGAAGGCTTTATTGTCAATGTGGCAAGTAATGCTAATGAAGGATGGCAATTACTGGAACAGGATGCCCCAGATTTAGTCATTACTGATATTATGATGCCCCAAGTGGATGGCTATCAGTTTTTAGAGAAATTACGGGACGATCCTCGCTATAAAGGACTGCCAGTGATTTTCTTAACGGCAAAGGGCATGACGGCGGACCGCATTAAAGGGCATCAAGCTGGCTGTGATGCTTATTTAGCGAAACCGTTTGATCCTGATGAGTTGGTGGCGATTGTCAAGAATTTATTATCTCGTCGAGAAAGTATAGGTAGCAGTGGGGATAATACTACTGATTTAAGCGCGATCGCGCAACAAATTGCGGAAATTAAAAGTCTTCTCGGACAACAAGGCAATGTCAAAACCACCCCAAGTCCGATTAAAATTGACCTGACTCCTCGGGAACAAAGTATTCTTAATCTAGTTGCAGAAGGGTTAATGAACAAAGAAATTGCCCGTCGTCTTGAAACCAGCGTCCGCAACGTTGAAAAATATGTCAGTCGTTTGTTTAGCAAAACTGGAACCAACAGCCGAACAGAATTAGTCCGTTTTGCCCTGCAACATGGCTTAACAGAGTAG
- the serS gene encoding serine--tRNA ligase, giving the protein MLELKRIRQEPEVVQDLLNRRSSDYQIQEILDLSEEQRRLEGARSRLQARTNEISKEIGQKIKSGLAPDSEEIQKIKTESNELKQQLNELEPQEKDLKAKIKTLLLSLPNLPSETTPVGKDETENVEVHRWGDEYLPANSKAILPHWEIGEKLGILEFSRAVKVAQSRFVSLVGMGAALERALISFMLDQQTKAGYLEVMPPVLINSDSLTGTGQLPKFAEESFQCQGDDLWLAPTAEVPVTNLYRDEVLDADQLPIYHCAYTPCFRREAGSYGKDTRGLIRLHQFNKVELVKLVRPENSAEEHQSLVQNAEAILQALKLPYRVIELCTGDLGFGAAKCYDLEVWLPSSQTYREISSCSNFVDFQARRANIRFKEANKKGTQFVHTLNGSGLAIGRTMAAILENYQQADGTVTIPDVLQPYLHQTVLKR; this is encoded by the coding sequence GTGCTAGAGCTAAAACGGATTCGTCAAGAACCAGAAGTTGTCCAAGATTTATTAAATCGACGTAGTTCCGACTATCAAATTCAAGAAATTTTAGATTTAAGTGAAGAGCAACGTCGGTTAGAAGGAGCGCGATCGCGCTTACAAGCTCGTACCAATGAAATTAGTAAGGAAATCGGGCAAAAGATTAAATCCGGATTAGCTCCCGATAGCGAAGAAATCCAAAAAATTAAAACTGAAAGCAACGAACTGAAACAACAACTCAATGAGTTAGAGCCACAAGAAAAAGATCTGAAAGCAAAAATTAAAACTCTGCTTTTATCGCTCCCCAATCTTCCTAGTGAAACCACCCCCGTGGGGAAAGATGAAACGGAAAATGTTGAGGTGCATCGTTGGGGAGATGAATATTTACCTGCTAATTCTAAAGCGATTTTACCTCATTGGGAAATTGGGGAAAAACTCGGAATTTTAGAGTTTTCTCGCGCTGTTAAAGTTGCCCAGAGTCGCTTTGTTAGCTTAGTTGGAATGGGAGCAGCCCTAGAAAGGGCTTTAATTAGCTTTATGCTGGATCAGCAGACAAAAGCGGGATATTTGGAAGTAATGCCACCCGTTTTAATTAATAGTGATTCTCTCACTGGAACTGGACAATTACCAAAATTTGCAGAAGAAAGTTTTCAGTGTCAAGGGGATGATTTGTGGTTAGCCCCCACCGCAGAAGTTCCCGTGACTAATTTATATCGGGATGAAGTTTTAGACGCAGATCAACTGCCCATTTATCATTGTGCTTATACTCCTTGTTTCCGACGGGAAGCAGGAAGTTATGGTAAGGATACAAGGGGACTGATTCGTCTTCATCAGTTTAATAAAGTGGAGTTAGTGAAACTGGTACGTCCCGAAAATTCTGCGGAAGAACATCAAAGTTTAGTCCAAAATGCAGAAGCGATTTTACAAGCATTAAAACTTCCTTATCGCGTGATAGAATTATGTACAGGTGACCTCGGTTTTGGGGCAGCAAAATGTTACGATTTAGAAGTTTGGTTGCCTTCTTCTCAAACCTATCGGGAAATTTCTAGTTGCTCTAACTTTGTAGATTTCCAAGCCAGACGCGCTAATATTCGTTTTAAAGAAGCCAACAAAAAAGGGACACAGTTTGTTCATACCTTAAACGGCTCTGGGCTTGCTATTGGACGCACCATGGCTGCTATTTTAGAAAACTATCAACAAGCAGATGGGACCGTAACAATACCTGATGTTTTACAGCCTTATTTACATCAAACTGTCCTGAAAAGATAA
- a CDS encoding DUF2214 family protein, with amino-acid sequence MIWESAIVAYIHYLSFGLVLASLIVERQTMKSELSIREGWVILIADGIYGTAATAILATGVLRLLYFGKGTEFYTENPVFWAKVIVFFAVATISLYPTISYLLWIGKLRQNIAPKLTPFRTTLIHWIINIELVGFSSIPLLAAMMARGIGLEWF; translated from the coding sequence ATGATCTGGGAGAGCGCGATCGTTGCTTATATTCATTATCTGAGTTTTGGACTGGTTCTCGCGTCGTTGATTGTGGAACGACAAACCATGAAATCAGAACTCAGTATTCGAGAAGGCTGGGTGATTCTGATTGCAGATGGAATTTATGGCACTGCTGCGACGGCAATCCTCGCCACTGGGGTGTTACGCTTACTTTATTTTGGCAAAGGAACCGAGTTTTATACCGAAAATCCCGTTTTCTGGGCAAAAGTGATCGTTTTCTTTGCGGTTGCTACCATTTCTCTGTATCCCACAATTTCTTATCTGCTGTGGATTGGGAAGTTACGGCAAAATATTGCGCCAAAACTAACTCCTTTCCGCACCACTCTCATTCATTGGATTATTAATATTGAATTGGTCGGATTTAGCTCGATTCCCCTGTTAGCTGCGATGATGGCTCGGGGAATCGGCTTAGAGTGGTTTTAA
- a CDS encoding Calx-beta domain-containing protein has translation MALIANPDSYRISQFDPGPFLFNVLDNDFDVEGGPLSISSFTFDGREYVVQQQGGVPIQTSGGGNLTLVDPNQGIFEYVRFGNGDVWYFEYEVTDNQSFTDTATVEIHIGLVPPVFSPQPQTRLQTTLYDGTTPDNVLDFPGSDALVNDAVDENWTFTQADILNQTVSPVPDPQRTGIGYDSNGAGTFLDSSAPNTYAGFTRFVNRASAGFNEDVETVNQTLSSSPDSPFVFDQSLNLLLDDDAGYTISFTAQLNGGELSLVAIGDDPKESIEINITPGEIFASSTNLSFGEFLPESESVLFSTANFSAPINFELEVSSGSYTLTARDLGGGQIAPELTGSLKDYTNSPINLGAAIDGVDINPYNLPNSIFVGDNGVTSGTNAIIGSIAVSSNSARILENTTQVLDFDDTDANGNPLSFGISGDDDSFFSINSNGVLSFISAPNFETPQDFDSKNTYEVGVTATSPSGTDTRTLSIEVEDVNEAPTDITLSNSSVDENSTDSVVGTFSTTDPDTGDSFTYSLVSGVGDSDNNLFTINGEELSLDVSPDFESQDSYSIRVQTDDDNGGTFTETFTIDVNDQGIVSIDNPSVTETDTDQTITFTLSVDDPLSEGFTVNYQTDDRTAFDNGFDYVATSGSLSFDPNQTSSEVDVTVLGDDISEATEEFALQLSNANNSQVTIADTEGIATITDDDTAPTIRVNDASVVEGDSGSTSINFVVKLSAPSGQEIAFDYTTADDTAVAGEDYTATSGSFSFVPGNTTTSISVPVSGDKDNEGDEQFTLNLSNVSSEVSLSDAEATGTILGDDTGSSLPTISGTSSDDYLVGSNGDESLEGKEGDDILIGLGGTNTFQGDAGSDYLLGYGGQDTFIFPNLSDSSLSSLDDIGYFNTEETDRLDISSNPDALSSVGVISAPSLSKAVQTAYNDNNVGVNEAVFFEFDSRIYLSVNDGTADFSETDDLLVQFGTFVGGLPAEESLTVTDYFAT, from the coding sequence ATGGCTCTAATTGCAAATCCTGACTCCTATCGTATTAGTCAATTCGATCCAGGTCCATTTCTCTTTAACGTTTTGGATAATGATTTTGATGTAGAGGGTGGGCCGCTCTCAATTTCTTCTTTTACTTTTGATGGAAGAGAATATGTTGTTCAACAACAAGGAGGTGTACCAATACAAACATCGGGAGGAGGGAATTTGACCTTAGTAGATCCGAATCAAGGCATTTTTGAGTATGTTCGTTTTGGTAACGGAGATGTCTGGTATTTTGAGTATGAAGTTACCGATAATCAGAGTTTCACAGACACAGCGACTGTCGAAATTCACATTGGACTAGTTCCTCCAGTTTTTAGTCCCCAACCGCAAACAAGACTGCAAACAACCCTTTACGATGGAACTACTCCTGATAACGTACTTGATTTTCCAGGAAGTGACGCTCTTGTCAATGATGCTGTCGATGAAAACTGGACATTTACTCAAGCAGACATCTTGAATCAAACTGTTTCCCCAGTTCCCGATCCGCAGAGGACAGGGATAGGTTATGACAGCAATGGGGCTGGCACTTTTCTAGACAGTTCTGCCCCTAATACTTACGCAGGCTTTACACGCTTTGTAAACCGTGCTTCTGCTGGGTTTAATGAGGATGTTGAAACGGTTAACCAGACACTTTCTAGTTCTCCAGATTCACCGTTTGTGTTTGATCAATCCCTCAATTTATTGCTAGATGACGATGCTGGTTACACCATTTCGTTTACAGCACAACTAAATGGTGGGGAACTTAGCTTAGTCGCAATTGGAGATGATCCAAAGGAATCCATTGAGATTAATATTACTCCTGGAGAAATATTTGCATCCAGTACCAACTTAAGTTTTGGAGAATTTCTGCCAGAAAGTGAAAGTGTACTCTTCTCTACTGCTAACTTCTCTGCTCCCATTAACTTTGAGTTAGAGGTTAGCAGTGGATCTTATACGCTTACCGCAAGAGATCTTGGTGGGGGGCAAATAGCACCAGAGTTAACAGGATCTTTAAAGGACTACACCAATTCTCCCATTAACCTTGGTGCTGCCATTGATGGCGTTGATATTAATCCTTACAACCTGCCAAACTCCATTTTCGTCGGAGACAATGGTGTTACTTCTGGCACAAATGCAATTATTGGTTCCATTGCTGTCAGTAGTAATAGTGCCCGCATCCTCGAAAATACCACTCAAGTTTTAGACTTTGATGATACTGATGCCAATGGTAATCCTTTGAGTTTTGGTATTAGTGGTGATGATGATTCTTTCTTCTCGATTAATTCTAATGGAGTATTGAGCTTTATCTCTGCGCCTAATTTTGAAACGCCTCAAGACTTTGATAGTAAAAATACCTATGAGGTAGGAGTAACTGCTACAAGTCCTAGTGGCACTGATACCAGAACCCTTAGCATTGAGGTAGAAGATGTTAACGAAGCCCCAACAGATATTACTTTGAGTAATTCCAGTGTGGATGAAAACAGTACTGACAGCGTTGTGGGAACATTTAGCACCACTGACCCCGACACGGGAGACAGCTTCACCTACAGCCTCGTTTCTGGGGTGGGAGACAGTGATAATAACCTCTTTACCATCAATGGGGAGGAGTTAAGTCTGGATGTTTCCCCCGACTTTGAAAGCCAAGACAGCTACAGTATCCGTGTTCAAACTGATGACGATAACGGAGGAACCTTCACGGAAACCTTCACGATTGATGTGAATGACCAAGGAATTGTCAGTATCGATAACCCCAGTGTTACCGAAACCGATACGGATCAAACCATCACCTTTACCCTCAGCGTTGATGACCCCTTATCAGAAGGCTTTACCGTCAATTACCAAACGGATGACCGCACCGCCTTCGATAATGGATTTGACTACGTTGCCACAAGTGGTTCTCTCTCTTTTGACCCTAACCAAACCAGCAGTGAAGTTGATGTGACTGTTTTGGGTGATGATATCTCAGAAGCAACGGAAGAATTTGCTTTACAACTGAGTAATGCCAATAACTCCCAAGTGACCATTGCTGACACTGAAGGCATCGCCACCATTACTGACGATGATACGGCACCAACCATTCGTGTAAATGATGCAAGTGTTGTGGAAGGAGATAGTGGCAGCACTTCCATCAACTTTGTTGTCAAACTTTCCGCCCCTAGCGGTCAAGAAATCGCATTTGATTATACCACTGCTGATGATACTGCTGTTGCTGGAGAAGACTATACAGCAACCAGTGGTAGTTTTAGCTTTGTCCCCGGTAATACCACCACTTCGATTTCTGTACCGGTGAGTGGAGATAAAGATAACGAAGGGGATGAACAATTTACGCTTAATCTCAGTAATGTTTCTTCAGAGGTCAGCCTTTCTGACGCTGAAGCCACAGGAACCATTCTGGGTGATGACACTGGAAGTAGCCTTCCTACTATTTCTGGAACAAGCAGTGATGACTACCTTGTTGGTAGTAATGGAGACGAAAGTTTAGAAGGAAAAGAGGGAGATGACATACTCATTGGATTAGGAGGTACAAACACTTTCCAAGGAGATGCAGGAAGTGATTATCTCCTTGGCTATGGCGGACAAGATACTTTTATCTTCCCAAATTTATCCGATTCTTCCTTATCGAGCTTGGATGATATTGGTTATTTCAATACGGAGGAAACGGATCGATTGGATATTTCCTCTAACCCTGACGCTCTTTCTAGTGTTGGGGTAATTTCCGCTCCTTCCCTCAGTAAAGCTGTTCAGACGGCTTACAACGATAACAATGTGGGAGTAAATGAGGCGGTCTTCTTCGAGTTTGATAGCCGAATTTACCTGTCGGTTAACGATGGGACAGCAGATTTCAGTGAGACGGATGACTTGTTAGTGCAGTTCGGTACATTTGTTGGTGGTTTACCAGCAGAAGAAAGTTTAACGGTCACTGATTATTTTGCGACCTAA
- a CDS encoding DUF3611 family protein: protein MDNKPEVSSSLPLAVKRASSSLKVGGNFGLWVQLVLGVVSAVTLLVASPNLGGQDTTQATGVGVFFALGGIVALGVSIYFCFRYTRISRRLATADSGSRPSRAVILRQLRIGLIVNLVGLLLTILGAQAIVGIVLVKSLTQPQLVIGAKPQEFVNSIDLLIIQANVNIIAAHFAGILSSLWLTERLNK, encoded by the coding sequence ATGGATAATAAGCCAGAAGTAAGCTCGTCTCTCCCCCTTGCGGTGAAACGCGCCTCGTCCTCCTTAAAAGTCGGTGGTAATTTTGGGTTATGGGTGCAACTGGTCCTTGGTGTAGTCTCTGCAGTGACCTTGTTAGTTGCTTCTCCCAATTTAGGGGGACAAGATACCACACAAGCCACGGGTGTTGGGGTCTTTTTTGCTCTCGGCGGAATTGTTGCTCTTGGGGTTAGTATTTATTTTTGTTTTCGTTATACCCGCATTTCCCGTCGCTTAGCTACTGCTGATAGCGGATCTCGCCCCAGCAGAGCGGTGATTTTGCGTCAACTGCGCATTGGACTCATTGTTAATTTAGTGGGGTTGTTACTCACGATTTTGGGAGCGCAAGCCATTGTTGGGATTGTGTTAGTTAAGTCTTTAACGCAACCGCAATTAGTCATCGGTGCGAAACCCCAAGAATTTGTGAATTCCATTGATTTGCTAATTATTCAGGCAAATGTTAATATTATTGCCGCTCATTTCGCTGGGATTCTTTCTTCTCTGTGGCTGACAGAACGTTTAAATAAATGA
- a CDS encoding Uma2 family endonuclease codes for MTTTTLNLNPVIQLSKEQFYTLCATNPDTKLELNANGELIVMSPTGGETSVWNSELNADLVIWNRQTGLGKTFDSSGGFALPNGAQRSPDAAWIPLEKWNALTTEEKRGFLPLCPDFIIELLSPSDSWKQGTEKMEEYMETGCRLGWLIEPRNKRVAIYRAKQAVEILEAPKFLSGEDVLKGFNLNLAKIWR; via the coding sequence ATGACGACTACCACCCTCAACCTCAATCCCGTCATTCAATTAAGCAAAGAGCAATTTTATACGCTATGTGCAACCAACCCCGACACCAAGCTAGAACTCAACGCTAACGGAGAATTAATTGTTATGTCGCCCACAGGTGGGGAAACCAGTGTTTGGAACTCTGAACTTAATGCTGACCTAGTAATCTGGAATCGCCAAACGGGGTTGGGAAAAACTTTTGATTCTTCTGGGGGATTTGCTTTACCCAATGGCGCACAGCGATCGCCTGATGCAGCTTGGATTCCGTTAGAAAAATGGAACGCACTAACAACAGAAGAAAAAAGAGGCTTTCTACCATTATGTCCCGATTTTATCATCGAACTGCTATCTCCCTCAGATTCTTGGAAGCAAGGAACTGAGAAAATGGAAGAATATATGGAAACTGGTTGTCGCTTAGGTTGGCTAATTGAGCCACGAAATAAGCGTGTTGCGATCTACCGCGCCAAACAAGCGGTAGAAATTTTAGAAGCTCCCAAGTTTCTTTCTGGGGAAGATGTTTTGAAGGGATTTAACTTAAATCTTGCCAAAATCTGGCGGTAA
- a CDS encoding tetratricopeptide repeat protein, translated as MRKAPRFPSWLLTVSLSGVLVQGCFLKPPAIHYYQVAETKEKQGNYAEAIEVYDLAIRNYPDDPTPYYKRGITRKKQGQLQLAIKDFNQAIKLDSKYERAYYQRGLTYQRQGNLIKAFADIQRALQLNDRFLQPRQAMAYRKLARELKRAIAHNQRGIIRAQKGNLAGAIEDFDQALEYLGNDAATYNKRGLAYAQQGNLDQALADFEEAISLAKDSALAYKNRGIAYFQKGELEAALSDFQQAIKLKPEDASLYYKQGVIYHQQGKLEAAINTYQKALDRNENVWQAVNNLGLIAYQQGNISQAISYWRQATQISEKAAESKLALAVALYQQGKREPASALQETALRLDPRWANLDFLAENNWGQELLSDTEEFFVATGVDEAFEIH; from the coding sequence ATGAGAAAAGCTCCTCGTTTTCCCAGTTGGCTGCTAACAGTCAGCCTCAGTGGTGTTCTTGTTCAAGGCTGCTTCCTCAAACCCCCTGCCATTCATTATTACCAAGTCGCTGAAACCAAGGAAAAACAAGGCAACTACGCAGAAGCGATCGAAGTCTATGATCTGGCAATTCGCAACTATCCTGATGACCCCACTCCCTATTACAAGCGAGGAATTACCCGCAAAAAGCAAGGACAGCTTCAACTGGCGATTAAAGACTTCAATCAAGCGATTAAACTGGATTCTAAATATGAACGCGCCTATTATCAACGGGGTCTCACGTATCAACGACAGGGGAATCTAATCAAGGCTTTTGCTGATATTCAACGCGCTCTCCAACTCAATGATCGTTTTCTGCAACCGAGACAAGCGATGGCTTATCGCAAGTTAGCTCGTGAACTCAAACGCGCGATCGCGCATAACCAGAGAGGTATCATTCGGGCGCAAAAAGGGAACTTAGCAGGAGCGATTGAAGATTTTGATCAAGCATTGGAATATCTGGGGAATGATGCAGCAACTTATAACAAACGGGGATTAGCCTATGCTCAACAAGGGAACTTAGACCAAGCCTTGGCTGACTTTGAAGAAGCAATTAGTCTCGCAAAAGATTCCGCATTGGCTTACAAAAATCGAGGCATTGCATATTTCCAGAAAGGGGAACTAGAAGCAGCCCTCAGCGATTTTCAGCAGGCAATAAAATTAAAACCAGAAGATGCCAGTCTCTATTATAAACAAGGGGTGATTTATCACCAGCAAGGGAAACTGGAAGCAGCTATCAATACTTACCAAAAGGCTCTCGATCGCAACGAAAATGTTTGGCAAGCGGTCAATAATCTTGGTTTAATTGCTTATCAACAGGGAAACATCTCTCAAGCTATATCTTACTGGCGACAAGCTACCCAAATCTCAGAAAAGGCTGCGGAATCAAAACTAGCCTTAGCCGTTGCTCTCTATCAACAAGGAAAGCGCGAACCCGCTTCTGCATTACAAGAAACAGCATTGCGCTTAGATCCGCGCTGGGCTAATCTTGACTTTTTAGCGGAAAATAATTGGGGACAAGAACTTCTCTCCGATACTGAG